In a genomic window of Pontibacter liquoris:
- a CDS encoding gluconate:H+ symporter: MSLLIVVLGILALLLLILVFKLNAFIALVLVALGIGVAEGMDVNAALASVQKGIGDTLGSLALILGFGAMLGNLLSESGAAQRITYGLIRRFGIGNLQWAMVLTGFVVGLPMFYNAGFVILIPLVFSVAASARLPLLYVGVPMAAALSVTHGFLPPHPGPTAIAIMFQADITRTLLYGLVLAVPTIIVAGPLFSRTLRKYKTKPPEGLFTVRQFTEEEMPGYGVSMFTALVPITLMAVAAVLGLLLPAGSGLRQFFSFVGDPVMALLLSVLIAVYTLGLRRGRSMAEIMKITTDAIGSIAMILLIIGAGGALKQVLVDSGVGADITKLVSGTNLSPLLLAWLITAMLRVCLGSATVAAITGAGIVLPLLAGSGISPELMVLSVGAGSLMFSHVNDPGFWMFKEYFGLTLPQTIATWSIMETIVSVMGLLGVLLLAQFV; encoded by the coding sequence ATGTCGCTCCTCATCGTTGTTCTTGGCATACTTGCTCTTTTGCTCCTGATCCTGGTTTTTAAACTGAATGCGTTTATCGCGCTGGTGCTGGTAGCGCTGGGCATAGGCGTGGCCGAAGGGATGGATGTAAATGCAGCGCTGGCTTCGGTGCAGAAAGGCATCGGCGATACGCTGGGCTCGCTGGCGCTTATACTTGGTTTTGGCGCCATGCTCGGCAATCTGTTATCAGAGAGCGGGGCCGCGCAGCGCATCACCTATGGCCTTATCCGGCGCTTCGGCATTGGTAATCTGCAATGGGCCATGGTGCTGACAGGCTTTGTGGTGGGCTTGCCCATGTTCTACAATGCCGGGTTTGTGATCCTGATTCCACTGGTATTTTCTGTGGCCGCCTCTGCCCGGTTGCCGCTCCTGTACGTGGGCGTGCCGATGGCGGCCGCGCTCTCAGTTACGCATGGCTTTCTGCCGCCTCACCCGGGGCCAACGGCTATAGCCATTATGTTTCAGGCCGATATTACCCGCACGCTCTTGTACGGCCTGGTGCTGGCCGTACCCACCATCATCGTTGCCGGGCCGCTCTTCAGCCGTACCCTGCGCAAGTATAAAACAAAGCCGCCCGAAGGGCTTTTTACTGTTCGGCAGTTTACCGAAGAAGAAATGCCCGGCTATGGCGTTAGTATGTTCACGGCCCTGGTGCCCATTACCCTGATGGCTGTTGCCGCGGTGCTGGGTTTGCTTTTGCCGGCCGGCTCGGGCCTGAGGCAGTTCTTTTCCTTTGTAGGCGATCCAGTGATGGCGCTGCTGCTCTCGGTGCTGATTGCCGTTTATACTTTGGGGCTGAGGCGGGGCCGAAGTATGGCCGAGATTATGAAGATAACGACTGATGCCATTGGCAGCATCGCCATGATCCTGCTCATTATCGGGGCCGGAGGTGCGCTGAAGCAGGTGCTGGTAGATTCCGGCGTGGGGGCGGATATTACAAAGCTGGTGAGCGGTACCAACCTCTCGCCGCTGTTGCTGGCCTGGCTCATTACGGCTATGCTGCGGGTGTGCCTGGGCTCGGCCACGGTGGCCGCCATTACCGGGGCCGGCATTGTGTTGCCCTTGCTGGCAGGCTCGGGCATCAGCCCCGAACTGATGGTGCTGTCGGTCGGTGCGGGCAGCCTGATGTTCTCCCACGTCAACGACCCGGGCTTCTGGATGTTCAAAGAATATTTTGGACTCACGCTTCCGCAAACCATCGCAACCTGGTCTATTATGGAAACCATTGTGTCGGTGATGGGGCTTTTGGGCGTGCTGCTGCTGGCGCAGTTTGTTTAA
- a CDS encoding carboxypeptidase-like regulatory domain-containing protein, protein MKTTFLLYGGLLLLLSGCLSKENDFISKYCPGSCTVISGRLTTDGGATPLAHVKVDVNWQWRGTLGIGGMNRRKATTTTDADGRYELRFLLRDDELTDHSYNSYITVIAALNPDKYFTLYDYESIVEPYITMKRDTSYSADYTFPQKAFVELQLRNTAAMQPEDQFITAFVFSGGQNNAQNLGSMLYWNKETPATTLTVPVAANQQVLIRIKKTKNGVETITETPLRLKPGQHTTFEATF, encoded by the coding sequence ATGAAAACAACTTTCCTGTTATATGGCGGACTCCTGTTGCTGCTTAGCGGGTGCCTCAGCAAAGAAAACGACTTTATCAGCAAATACTGCCCCGGTTCCTGCACCGTCATCAGCGGCAGGCTGACCACCGACGGCGGCGCCACACCACTGGCCCATGTAAAAGTGGATGTGAACTGGCAATGGCGCGGTACCTTGGGCATAGGGGGCATGAACCGACGCAAGGCCACCACCACCACCGATGCCGATGGCAGGTATGAGTTGCGTTTTCTGCTGCGCGATGATGAGCTGACGGACCATAGCTACAACAGTTATATCACGGTTATAGCTGCTTTAAACCCTGATAAATATTTTACCTTGTATGATTACGAAAGTATCGTGGAGCCTTATATTACCATGAAACGCGACACCTCCTACTCAGCAGATTATACTTTCCCGCAAAAGGCCTTTGTAGAACTGCAGCTCCGCAACACAGCTGCCATGCAGCCGGAAGACCAGTTTATCACCGCTTTTGTGTTTTCAGGGGGTCAAAACAACGCGCAGAACCTGGGCAGCATGCTCTACTGGAACAAGGAGACACCTGCCACTACGCTCACCGTGCCGGTTGCCGCCAACCAGCAGGTCCTGATCCGGATAAAGAAAACGAAAAATGGCGTCGAAACGATCACTGAAACACCCCTGCGCCTCAAGCCCGGCCAGCACACAACTTTTGAAGCAACTTTTTAA
- a CDS encoding T9SS type A sorting domain-containing protein, giving the protein MAGTFQHMITGTATTEAGAILTSTAATGTQGLAVTGLFTNAGTLNAGAGTHTFTSLTNSSTGTLNASSSTIQVGNTFTNNGTFTPGTGMVTYTGANQTITPVPYYNLTLAGTGTKTANTNLAIGNNLLVNTGVTFAAGGTANLTHTVAGSVTNNGVFNPATATVYNQLQVTGSLTNAGTFHALAGNNTVTGNLTNTGTLNAGTGTHIISGNWSNTGTFNAGSSLISLNGTSKTITSTGTGNFNNLSVSNGASALNSDITVDGNLRVDNTNLTTGASTLHLGSKAEYLSEETALQHITGNLQTTRNLVMGNGEVFGQIGLRILGSKITAPAVTLKRVTGTVVTGLNGNQSVLRQYYITTAAATPLSTPIEMKFPDYELNGPAGTMSYNIFRSTDYIIFTKMPAAATSDPKYTYKINDPQLFGMYTLSSNMLPLPVELAWFKAERHGHDVTLSWMTASEKDNSGFEVQRSGDGKSFSKIGFVESQAVTTSTAQFYTFRDNSPGSSGTRYYRLAQIDVDGTTTYSNIKAVGADEMATGVSAFPNPFTDKISLLLPAGPPRQVQVTIANSMGQVLQQQSVTMEGGQLLLPVALPAAKANGVYLLQVTDQQASHVFKLLKK; this is encoded by the coding sequence ATGGCCGGAACATTCCAGCATATGATCACCGGTACTGCCACCACTGAGGCTGGCGCCATCCTCACCTCAACGGCTGCAACCGGCACGCAAGGGCTAGCTGTTACGGGTCTTTTTACTAATGCAGGAACGCTAAATGCAGGAGCCGGCACACATACTTTTACCAGTTTAACAAACAGCAGTACAGGTACCCTTAACGCTTCGAGCAGTACCATCCAGGTAGGAAATACATTTACAAACAACGGCACCTTTACGCCTGGAACAGGTATGGTTACCTACACCGGCGCTAACCAAACAATTACGCCTGTGCCCTACTATAACCTTACTTTAGCGGGCACCGGTACCAAAACAGCTAACACAAACCTGGCAATCGGGAATAATTTACTGGTGAACACTGGGGTGACGTTTGCAGCAGGTGGCACAGCCAACCTCACCCATACGGTGGCCGGCAGTGTCACCAACAATGGGGTCTTTAACCCGGCTACAGCCACGGTCTACAACCAGCTACAGGTAACAGGCAGCCTTACCAATGCAGGCACCTTTCATGCTTTGGCTGGAAACAATACAGTAACAGGCAACCTGACAAACACGGGCACCTTGAATGCCGGCACGGGCACCCATATTATTTCAGGCAACTGGAGCAACACAGGCACGTTTAATGCCGGCTCCTCATTAATCTCACTAAACGGCACTTCCAAAACCATCACCTCTACCGGCACTGGTAATTTTAACAACCTAAGCGTTTCGAATGGCGCCTCGGCTCTGAACAGCGACATCACGGTAGATGGCAACCTGCGGGTAGACAATACCAATTTGACAACTGGCGCGAGCACCTTACATCTTGGATCAAAAGCAGAGTATCTGTCTGAGGAAACAGCCTTGCAGCACATAACCGGCAACCTGCAAACCACCCGCAACCTGGTGATGGGCAATGGCGAAGTATTTGGCCAGATAGGCCTGCGCATACTAGGCAGCAAGATTACGGCACCCGCTGTAACACTAAAACGGGTAACCGGAACGGTCGTAACCGGCCTGAATGGCAACCAGAGTGTGCTTCGGCAATACTACATCACCACAGCTGCGGCCACCCCGCTTAGCACTCCCATCGAAATGAAGTTCCCGGATTATGAGCTGAATGGCCCCGCCGGAACCATGTCTTACAATATTTTCCGGAGCACCGACTACATTATCTTTACAAAAATGCCAGCGGCAGCCACATCGGACCCGAAGTATACTTACAAGATAAATGATCCGCAGCTGTTCGGCATGTATACCCTCAGCAGCAACATGTTGCCGCTTCCGGTGGAGCTGGCCTGGTTTAAAGCCGAACGCCACGGGCACGACGTTACCCTGAGCTGGATGACAGCTTCCGAAAAGGACAACAGCGGCTTCGAGGTGCAGCGGTCAGGCGACGGGAAAAGCTTCAGCAAGATCGGGTTTGTGGAGAGCCAGGCTGTAACCACATCTACCGCACAGTTTTATACTTTCCGGGATAACAGCCCTGGCAGTAGCGGCACCCGATATTACCGGTTAGCTCAGATCGACGTGGATGGCACCACCACCTATTCCAACATAAAAGCAGTGGGGGCAGATGAAATGGCAACGGGTGTATCGGCCTTCCCTAATCCTTTTACAGACAAGATATCACTTTTACTTCCTGCCGGCCCACCGCGGCAGGTGCAGGTAACTATAGCCAATAGTATGGGCCAGGTGCTGCAACAGCAGTCAGTTACGATGGAAGGCGGACAACTCCTGCTGCCGGTAGCCTTGCCAGCCGCAAAAGCAAACGGAGTATACCTGCTGCAGGTAACAGACCAGCAAGCCAGTCATGTGTTCAAGTTGCTGAAAAAATAA
- a CDS encoding GNAT family N-acetyltransferase gives MIYKYIKTQEAMELHIIHEEKYQQFTAKIGDDEAELAYALPEEGVIDFTHTYVPENARGKGIVTQLIEAGLAYAQQQHLKVKASCPAVTKYLKSHPQP, from the coding sequence ATTATTTATAAGTATATCAAAACGCAGGAAGCAATGGAGCTCCATATCATACACGAAGAAAAATACCAGCAGTTTACGGCCAAGATCGGGGACGATGAGGCGGAGCTGGCCTATGCGCTACCGGAAGAAGGCGTGATCGACTTCACCCATACCTATGTGCCCGAAAATGCCCGCGGGAAAGGCATAGTGACCCAACTGATAGAAGCAGGCCTGGCTTACGCGCAGCAACAGCACTTAAAAGTGAAAGCGTCGTGCCCGGCAGTAACCAAGTACCTGAAGTCGCACCCGCAGCCCTGA
- a CDS encoding Bcr/CflA family multidrug efflux MFS transporter, with the protein MSRKQHFLVILILGALATISPFSIDMYLPGFPAIARDLQTTIAQVQLSLTSYLIGISVGQLVYGPLLDRFGRKNPLYIGLVIYIIASVGCALTRSPEALIGMRFLQAIGGCAGMVAAQALVRDIFPVNKTAQAFSLLTLVIAVSPMVAPTVGGYVTAAFGWHAIFVALAVITALILVGVFFALPEGRSADPSISLRPRAVLQNFYTVLRQPQFLIYTLAGGIATAAPFAYIAGSPDVFMNLYHVSEQEYGWIFAFLAFAMIGSTQLNHGLLKRFRSEQIIQVTLLYQTAVGILLVAGVWYGWFGKYSLILLLFVFLTGQGLTNPNASALSLAPFTKHTGSASALMGSFRMAMGGLVSAAVSVLHSNTALPMVAVMALCVITGLVALFVGNASVRYNASKQAVEEDTSVLI; encoded by the coding sequence ATGTCGCGCAAACAACACTTTCTTGTTATTCTGATTTTGGGGGCCTTAGCTACGATTAGCCCTTTTTCTATTGATATGTACTTGCCAGGCTTTCCGGCCATTGCCCGCGATCTGCAGACCACCATTGCGCAGGTACAGCTTTCACTGACCAGTTACCTGATCGGTATTTCTGTGGGGCAGCTCGTTTACGGGCCGCTCCTGGATAGGTTTGGGCGAAAAAATCCTTTGTATATTGGCCTGGTGATCTACATTATTGCCTCTGTTGGCTGTGCACTTACAAGGTCGCCCGAGGCGCTAATTGGCATGCGCTTTCTGCAGGCTATTGGCGGTTGCGCTGGCATGGTGGCAGCCCAGGCGTTAGTACGCGATATCTTCCCGGTAAATAAAACGGCACAGGCTTTTTCATTGCTCACGCTCGTAATTGCCGTCTCGCCGATGGTGGCGCCTACAGTTGGGGGCTATGTAACGGCTGCTTTCGGGTGGCATGCTATTTTTGTTGCCCTGGCTGTGATCACGGCACTCATTCTGGTGGGCGTGTTTTTTGCCTTGCCGGAGGGCAGAAGCGCAGATCCGTCTATCTCGCTGCGGCCACGGGCCGTGCTCCAAAACTTTTATACTGTGCTCCGGCAGCCACAGTTCCTGATCTATACCCTGGCAGGGGGCATTGCCACAGCCGCGCCGTTTGCCTACATCGCCGGCTCACCGGACGTTTTCATGAACCTTTACCATGTCAGTGAGCAGGAGTATGGCTGGATCTTCGCATTTCTGGCCTTTGCCATGATCGGTTCTACCCAACTGAACCACGGACTACTGAAACGATTCAGAAGTGAGCAGATTATTCAAGTAACGTTGCTCTACCAAACGGCTGTGGGCATTTTGCTGGTAGCTGGGGTCTGGTACGGCTGGTTTGGCAAGTATAGCCTTATCCTGCTTTTGTTTGTTTTCCTTACCGGCCAGGGCCTCACTAATCCGAACGCTTCGGCCCTCTCGCTGGCCCCTTTTACAAAGCACACCGGTAGCGCCTCTGCGCTGATGGGCAGCTTCCGCATGGCCATGGGTGGCCTGGTATCGGCTGCTGTAAGTGTGCTGCACAGCAACACTGCTTTGCCCATGGTAGCCGTTATGGCGCTTTGCGTGATCACGGGACTCGTAGCTCTCTTTGTGGGCAATGCCTCCGTACGCTACAATGCCAGTAAACAAGCGGTGGAAGAAGATACGTCGGTGCTGATCTAA
- a CDS encoding Ig-like domain-containing protein: MNITSKPKSVSSLSRFLTKKWVDVLFIGLIGMAIAIIALRNATPYVISSKPANNDTDVSITTPDIETENIFIPAFNNPGRGLENNTVNNATVRLQKLAGSSWVDVQGIAQSRAHGVGIRFTPAQPLEPGTEYRFKITKGVKSAGGTSFMPYQAIFRTAPDSAEGIADLKVRFAKVPMAGTQNKQYTTLTFGPDGKLYALRLDGVIERFTVNHADGRLSSQQLITTVVDMYGPRSAIGLAFAPEATADNLLAYVSHSSAGFQDAPDFDGKISRLRGADLETEQLVVTKLPRSTKDHMVNSLVFGPDGALYFAVGSNSAMGGYDRFWARAESLLSAAVLRLDLTKLKGIRLPLDVQTTANQRIINKAPANAMFMADGSYNPYAASSPLTIYASGVRNAYDLLWHSNGQLYIPDNGASAGGRTPASVAGTRRVDGTFYHGDRIRASSSAEMQSRWIYRKLKRFTLVKTLFPELNTAVQKDWLLRVNPSKPVGYYGHPNPLRGEYVAGRGHVDNPSYPVSVKPDANYRMPAYDFGLNKSPDGLLEYKNGAFGGALKGKIMVCRFSGGSDIMVLEPGKLVKDTVAESKSDEEYDIVRAASGTGTKGLKDLSDFANPIDIVEDTTTGNLYVSEFNWQQDPEKTAQITLLRVNEEAPEEGIAAHATN, from the coding sequence GTGAATATTACCAGTAAACCAAAGTCAGTCAGCAGCTTATCCCGTTTTCTAACTAAAAAGTGGGTAGATGTATTGTTCATTGGTTTAATCGGTATGGCCATTGCCATCATCGCGCTACGCAACGCCACGCCCTACGTCATCTCGTCTAAACCCGCCAACAATGATACCGATGTAAGTATAACCACCCCTGATATCGAGACAGAGAATATTTTTATACCTGCATTTAATAATCCGGGCCGGGGACTGGAGAACAACACCGTAAATAATGCGACTGTAAGGCTGCAAAAGCTTGCCGGTAGTAGTTGGGTAGATGTGCAGGGAATTGCCCAAAGCAGGGCACATGGCGTGGGCATCCGGTTTACGCCTGCCCAGCCACTGGAGCCGGGTACCGAGTATCGTTTTAAAATAACAAAAGGTGTAAAATCGGCTGGCGGCACTTCTTTTATGCCATACCAAGCCATTTTCAGAACTGCCCCTGACAGTGCGGAAGGGATCGCGGATCTGAAAGTGCGTTTTGCAAAAGTACCAATGGCCGGTACCCAGAACAAGCAATACACCACGCTCACGTTCGGGCCCGATGGCAAACTCTACGCGCTCAGGCTGGATGGCGTGATCGAGCGGTTTACCGTAAACCACGCCGATGGCAGGCTGAGCAGCCAGCAGCTCATAACAACAGTGGTGGATATGTATGGCCCCCGGTCCGCAATCGGTTTAGCGTTTGCCCCCGAGGCAACGGCAGACAACCTGCTGGCCTATGTTTCGCATAGCTCGGCCGGCTTTCAAGATGCACCCGATTTTGATGGCAAGATCTCCCGCCTGCGTGGTGCTGATCTGGAAACCGAGCAACTGGTGGTGACAAAGCTTCCGCGTTCCACCAAAGACCATATGGTTAACAGCCTGGTATTTGGGCCGGACGGCGCCTTATACTTTGCGGTGGGCAGCAACAGCGCCATGGGTGGCTACGACCGGTTTTGGGCCAGAGCCGAAAGCCTGCTGTCGGCGGCGGTGCTGCGCCTGGACCTGACGAAACTAAAGGGCATAAGACTGCCGCTCGACGTGCAGACCACTGCTAACCAGCGCATCATCAACAAAGCGCCTGCAAACGCCATGTTTATGGCCGATGGCTCTTACAACCCTTACGCTGCTTCGTCGCCGCTGACCATTTATGCCTCCGGCGTGCGTAATGCCTACGATCTGCTGTGGCATAGCAACGGCCAGTTATACATACCCGATAATGGCGCTTCGGCCGGCGGCCGTACGCCTGCTTCGGTAGCAGGTACGCGCCGCGTAGACGGTACTTTTTACCACGGCGACCGCATTCGGGCAAGCTCCAGTGCTGAAATGCAAAGCCGCTGGATTTATAGGAAGTTAAAACGGTTTACGCTCGTCAAAACGCTTTTTCCGGAGCTAAATACAGCTGTTCAGAAAGACTGGCTTTTACGGGTAAATCCCTCAAAGCCTGTAGGATATTATGGCCATCCCAATCCGCTGCGGGGAGAATATGTAGCGGGCAGGGGGCATGTTGATAACCCTAGCTACCCGGTTTCCGTTAAACCTGACGCAAACTATCGGATGCCTGCGTATGACTTCGGTTTAAACAAGTCGCCCGATGGCCTTTTGGAATATAAAAACGGTGCTTTTGGAGGCGCTTTAAAAGGCAAGATCATGGTGTGCCGTTTTAGTGGCGGAAGCGATATTATGGTGCTGGAGCCAGGCAAACTGGTAAAAGACACCGTGGCGGAGAGTAAGAGTGACGAGGAATATGATATTGTGCGGGCTGCCTCCGGTACTGGTACAAAGGGCTTGAAAGATCTGTCTGATTTCGCTAATCCCATAGACATTGTGGAAGATACAACGACAGGGAATCTTTACGTAAGCGAGTTTAACTGGCAGCAGGATCCGGAAAAAACAGCCCAGATAACCTTGTTGCGGGTGAACGAGGAGGCCCCAGAAGAAGGAATTGCCGCCCATGCGACAAACTAA
- a CDS encoding ATP-grasp fold amidoligase family protein — translation MLKAIRKTVRKKMQALVSTFGRGDGPESEFCRRIKYRHHTFWRAPNAERIRNTRMEAAYSLDEWKDVENWQRKLSNKYNAREFAKMHTCPVPALYWKGRDCQQIDFGSLPAQYVIRPTIGHSCQLVFLMNNALNLMDRQTYTPAAIVKVLSKAVQANPHLEFLIEEFVRTEQGSYRIPDDYKFYMFNGQLAFIQVINRFSNKEGQTSFYDSDWQQLENINTIYKQADFQEKPRCFDQMRACAITLSRTYEIFVRVDFYATDKGAVFGEFTPTPGLGNAFTPFGDQLLIDYWDTYCKEMI, via the coding sequence ATGCTGAAAGCCATTCGGAAAACCGTTCGTAAGAAAATGCAGGCGCTTGTAAGTACTTTCGGTCGGGGTGATGGCCCTGAGTCAGAGTTCTGCCGGCGCATCAAGTATAGGCACCATACCTTCTGGCGTGCGCCAAATGCCGAGCGCATCCGCAACACCCGCATGGAGGCTGCATATAGCCTGGACGAATGGAAAGACGTTGAAAACTGGCAGCGGAAACTGAGCAACAAGTATAATGCCCGCGAGTTTGCCAAAATGCATACCTGCCCGGTTCCGGCACTCTACTGGAAAGGACGCGACTGCCAGCAGATCGACTTCGGCAGCCTGCCCGCCCAGTATGTGATCCGGCCTACCATCGGGCACTCCTGCCAGTTGGTTTTTCTTATGAATAATGCCCTCAACCTGATGGACAGGCAAACTTATACGCCGGCAGCCATTGTAAAAGTGCTGAGCAAAGCGGTGCAGGCAAATCCACACCTGGAGTTTCTTATCGAAGAGTTTGTGCGCACCGAGCAGGGAAGCTACCGTATACCGGATGATTATAAATTTTATATGTTTAACGGCCAGCTGGCTTTCATCCAGGTCATCAACCGCTTTAGCAACAAAGAGGGCCAAACCAGCTTCTACGATTCAGACTGGCAGCAACTGGAAAATATCAACACCATTTATAAGCAAGCGGATTTTCAGGAAAAGCCCCGGTGTTTTGACCAGATGCGGGCATGCGCCATAACGTTAAGCCGGACCTATGAGATCTTTGTGCGGGTAGATTTTTATGCCACCGACAAAGGCGCCGTGTTCGGCGAGTTTACCCCCACGCCCGGCTTAGGCAATGCCTTTACGCCTTTTGGAGATCAACTGCTGATCGATTATTGGGATACCTACTGCAAAGAAATGATTTAA
- a CDS encoding DUF3820 family protein, giving the protein MSDLPQPNPAILVELVNVKMPFGKYKDTVLCNLPVSYLEWFRREGFPPGKLGMQLATIYEIKINGLEYLLQPLRRNRR; this is encoded by the coding sequence ATGTCAGATCTCCCGCAACCCAACCCGGCCATTTTAGTGGAGCTGGTAAACGTTAAAATGCCGTTTGGCAAGTATAAGGATACGGTACTTTGTAACCTGCCGGTTTCTTACCTGGAATGGTTTCGGCGCGAGGGCTTTCCGCCGGGGAAACTGGGCATGCAATTGGCTACTATTTACGAGATTAAAATAAACGGCCTGGAGTATCTGCTGCAACCCCTGCGCCGCAACCGGCGCTAA
- a CDS encoding GNAT family N-acetyltransferase gives MNLSKICKAFDALTVQELYDLLRLRSEVFVVEQNCVFLDLDNKDQLCHHLLLYKENELVATARLLPQGLSYPDATSIGRIVTSPAVRGTGVGKILVDLAIEACYSLYGKGPIKIGAQLYAKKFYETFGFLQSGDVYDEDGIDHIEMTKP, from the coding sequence ATGAACTTAAGTAAGATTTGCAAAGCCTTTGATGCACTCACCGTGCAGGAACTCTATGACCTGTTGCGCCTCCGCAGCGAAGTATTTGTGGTGGAGCAGAATTGCGTCTTCCTGGACCTGGATAACAAAGATCAGCTTTGCCATCATCTGTTGCTTTATAAGGAAAACGAATTGGTGGCCACAGCCCGCCTGCTGCCCCAGGGCCTTTCATATCCCGATGCTACCTCGATCGGGCGGATTGTCACCAGCCCGGCCGTGCGCGGCACCGGCGTCGGTAAAATCTTAGTGGACTTGGCCATCGAAGCCTGTTATAGCCTGTACGGGAAAGGCCCGATCAAAATAGGCGCGCAGCTTTATGCCAAAAAGTTCTACGAAACGTTTGGGTTCCTACAGTCGGGCGACGTATACGATGAGGATGGCATCGACCATATTGAAATGACAAAGCCCTGA
- a CDS encoding aldo/keto reductase, whose product MEYRRFGRTGWQVSEIGYGMWGMAGWTGSEEEQSDRSLDVAVEGGCNFFDTAWGYGAGLSEQILGRLLKRNPDKRLYVATKIPPKNLKWPSKPEYKLEDCFPASHIIEYTEKSLKNLGVEIIDLQQFHVWEDSWAENEEWQRAVEQLKADGKIRHMGVSVNRWEPENVLNTLQTGHISSVQVIYNIFDQAPEDALFPLCQKLDVAIIARVPFDEGTLTGTLTKETTFPENDWRSSYFVPENLHSSVEHADQLKPLVPAGMTLPEMALRFILSNPAVSTTIPGMRKQHHVQANLAASDGKGLPQDLLTELKQHRWDREPTAWSQ is encoded by the coding sequence ATGGAATATAGACGATTTGGCCGCACAGGCTGGCAAGTAAGTGAGATCGGGTATGGAATGTGGGGCATGGCCGGCTGGACCGGCTCGGAAGAAGAGCAGTCGGACCGCTCGCTGGATGTAGCCGTGGAAGGCGGCTGTAACTTTTTTGACACGGCCTGGGGCTATGGCGCCGGCCTGAGCGAGCAGATCCTGGGCCGCCTGCTGAAGCGCAACCCCGATAAACGCTTGTATGTGGCAACCAAAATCCCGCCGAAGAACTTGAAATGGCCCTCTAAGCCGGAGTACAAACTGGAAGATTGCTTTCCGGCAAGCCATATTATCGAATACACCGAAAAAAGCCTAAAAAACCTGGGCGTAGAAATTATCGACCTGCAGCAGTTCCATGTATGGGAAGACAGCTGGGCAGAAAACGAGGAATGGCAGCGGGCCGTAGAGCAGCTTAAAGCAGATGGCAAGATACGCCACATGGGCGTGAGCGTAAACCGCTGGGAGCCCGAAAATGTGCTGAACACATTGCAGACAGGCCACATCAGTAGCGTGCAGGTGATCTACAATATTTTTGACCAGGCGCCCGAAGATGCCTTGTTCCCGCTTTGCCAGAAGCTGGATGTCGCCATTATTGCCCGCGTGCCGTTTGATGAAGGTACGCTGACCGGCACCCTGACCAAAGAAACCACTTTCCCGGAAAACGACTGGCGCAGCTCCTACTTTGTGCCCGAAAACCTGCACTCCAGCGTAGAACACGCCGACCAGCTAAAGCCGCTGGTGCCAGCCGGCATGACGTTGCCCGAAATGGCACTCCGGTTTATACTTAGCAACCCGGCCGTTAGCACCACCATACCCGGCATGCGCAAGCAGCACCACGTACAAGCAAACCTGGCTGCCAGCGATGGCAAAGGATTGCCACAGGACCTGCTAACCGAACTCAAACAACACCGCTGGGACCGTGAGCCAACCGCCTGGTCGCAATAA
- a CDS encoding CsbD family protein, giving the protein MDNLELKGRWNEIKGKVKQAYGDLSDDDLRYEEGKDDELYGRLQQKTGKTRDEVISWLRSL; this is encoded by the coding sequence ATGGATAATCTAGAGCTAAAAGGCCGATGGAATGAAATAAAAGGAAAGGTAAAGCAAGCCTATGGCGACCTTTCTGATGATGATCTGCGATACGAAGAAGGAAAAGACGATGAATTGTATGGCCGCCTGCAGCAAAAAACAGGCAAAACCCGCGATGAAGTTATTTCCTGGTTGCGAAGCTTATAA